A genomic window from Silene latifolia isolate original U9 population chromosome 11, ASM4854445v1, whole genome shotgun sequence includes:
- the LOC141615381 gene encoding uncharacterized protein LOC141615381 → MDYMSFLLNLAEFLVLDDHGVDDEDLVNWIMSMGEPYVYTIHMIKDRGNSLFKDGNFSLAGSLYKFALEFFCFIAIPPSQDQPLATSLALSLVLNLAACELKLFHYNETRCFCNLVLNFDPSNVKALYRRGFALKNLNLFAEAFNDLQFALKLDPKNKEVARELSCVTECLLLNPNGKRVACPFDSLGKDRKGKKPLLDVALDNKFVAIDAVSDASCSKMELSDNDNEISCVLNHGSGSSVISMDSTITTEPYPPGPCQLGVIVTPQFPLPRDLPNTVLPTKNKPTKNCIFQPRIM, encoded by the coding sequence ATGGATTATAtgtcttttcttcttaatcttgcTGAATTTTTGGTTTTGGATGATCATGGTGTGGATGATGAGGATTTGGTTAACTGGATTATGAGTATGGGGGAGCCTTATGTTTACACTATACATATGATTAAAGATCGCGGAAATTCTCTTTTCAAAGACGGTAATTTTTCCCTTGCTGGAAGTCTCTACAAATTTGCTCTCgaatttttttgttttattgcCATCCCACCCTCACAAGATCAACCTCTGGCTACTTCACTTGCCCTATCCCTTGTTCTTAATTTAGCGGCTTGTGAGCTGAAACTCTTTCACTATAATGAGACTCGATGTTTTTGCAACTTGGTCTTAAACTTTGATCCCAGTAATGTGAAAGCCTTGTATCGTAGAGGCTTCGCCTTGAAAAATTTGAATCTCTTTGCGGAGGCTTTTAATGATTTACAGTTTGCCTTGAAACTTGACCCAAAGAATAAGGAAGTTGCTCGTGAACTAAGCTGTGTAACTGAATGCCTCCTTTTGAATCCCAATGGAAAACGGGTTGCTTGTCCTTTTGATTCTTTAGGCAAGGATCGGAAAGGTAAGAAACCTTTACTTGATGTCGCTTTGGACAACAAGTTTGTGGCTATTGATGCTGTGAGTGATGCTTCTTGTAGTAAAATGGAGTTGTCTGATAATGATAACGAGATAAGTTGTGTGCTTAATCATGGTTCCGGGAGTTCAGTCATTTCTATGGACTCCACCATCACTACTGAGCCTTATCCTCCCGGCCCATGCCAGTTGGGTGTGATAGTAACCCCTCAGTTTCCTTTGCCCCGGGATCTACCGAATACAGTTTTACCAACAAAAAACAAACCCACAAAAAATTGTATCTTTCAGCCAAGGATTATGTGA
- the LOC141612430 gene encoding aspartic proteinase PCS1-like, which yields MGTQKLYFFWIFCLIFICSVFVQSKQSNYTNNPVIFELIAKDMRRGSTQRLPFHHNVSLTVSLLVGTPRQPVTMVLDTGSELSWLHCKKSPDVNSLFDPVHSTSYNPVPCTSPVCSTRTRDLTIPVSCDPRKLCHAMVGYADMSTMEGTLAMDNFVMGGLSVPGVVFGCMDSGSSSSGDDSGTTGLLGMNRGSLSFVTQMNYPKFSYCISGQDSSGVLLFGDANVPWLKELSYTPLVQMSSPYPLPYFDRVAYSLHFEGIKVGTKLLNLPQSILQPDHTGAGQTMVDSGTQFTFLLGPAYTALKNEFLAQTKGTLRDLGEPNFVFQGAMDLCFRIPLSQTSYPPLPTVTLLFQGAEMSVSTERLLYRVPGEVRGPDGVHCFTFGNSELLGAEAYIIGHHHQQNMWMEFDLQNSRVGLAEVRCDLASKKLVLGL from the coding sequence ATGGgtactcaaaaactatattttttttggattttttgtttaatttttatATGCTCTGTTTTTGTTCAATCAAAACAGAGTAATTATACAAATAATccggttatttttgaattgatTGCTAAGGACATGCGACGTGGATCCACTCAACGGCTGCCATTTCATCATAACGTAAGTTTGACTGTCTCTCTCCTAGTTGGCACGCCACGTCAGCCTGTAACAATGGTGTTGGATACAGGAAGTGAGCTTTCATGGCTTCATTGTAAGAAAAGCCCAGATGTTAATTCGTTATTCGACCCGGTTCATTCCACTTCGTATAACCCGGTTCCGTGTACTTCCCCGGTTTGTTCGACCCGGACCCGGGATTTGACCATACCCGTTTCGTGTGACCCGAGAAAGCTTTGTCATGCGATGGTTGGATACGCGGATATGTCGACTATGGAGGGTACCCTTGCCATGGATAATTTTGTTATGGGTGGGTTGTCTGTGCCCGGAGTCGTATTTGGTTGTATGGACTCGGGTTCTAGTAGTTCTGGTGACGACTCGGGGACAACCGGGTTATTGGGTATGAACCGAGGTTCGTTATCATTTGTGACACAAATGAATTACCCAAAGTTTTCATATTGTATTTCGGGTCAAGACAGTTCGGGTGTATTATTATTCGGGGACGCTAACGTCCCTTGGCTTAAGGAATTAAGTTATACACCCTTAGTACAAATGTCTAGTCCCTATCCCTTGCCTTATTTTGACCGTGTTGCATATTCGCTACATTTTGAAGGAATTAAAGTTGGTACGAAATTACTAAATTTACCACAGTCAATCTTACAACCCGACCATACGGGTGCGGGTCAAACCATGGTTGACTCGGGTACCCAATTTACCTTTTTGCTCGGACCCGCCTATACCGCTTTGAAAAATGAGTTTTTGGCCCAAACTAAGGGTACACTAAGAGACCTAGGGGAACCGAATTTTGTGTTCCAAGGTGCAATGGACTTGTGTTTTAGAATCCCGTTATCCCAAACAAGTTACCCGCCATTACCTACCGTGACACTATTGTTCCAAGGGGCCGAAATGAGTGTATCCACTGAGCGTTTATTGTACCGGGTCCCCGGTGAAGTTAGGGGACCCGACGGAGTACATTGCTTCACATTTGGTAATTCAGAATTACTTGGTGCAGAGGCTTATATTATTGGGCACCATCATCAACAAAATATGTGGATGGAATTCGATTTACAAAATTCTCGGGTCGGGTTAGCGGAGGTTAGGTGTGATTTGGCTAGTAAGAAACTAGTTCTAGGCCTTTAG